One genomic window of Actinoplanes lobatus includes the following:
- a CDS encoding Acg family FMN-binding oxidoreductase, whose translation MKENAVTRYDESDLRRAAAAGIQAPSMYNSQPWAFRLNDGAIEVLADPGRQLSVADGGGWAMRLALGAATFNARLALTWGGTPADVMFLPDSAQPEVIARLTPGRSRPPTYLERDLYAAIERRHSNRDPFWPDPVPADVRIRLIEAARVEGAWLDLLVGMTALTGFSEIAHSADRVLRRDSKYQAEMITWVDTESAFDGIPVGAAATVAETQDLLPQRNFGGRRRAPGRDYEPEPLVGILGTGGDRKLDQLVAGQALQHILLTVTDAGLASSLISQPIEVPAARDQLRRSLGRTGFPQIALRIGYGHQGHPTPRREVADVLIG comes from the coding sequence GTGAAGGAGAACGCTGTGACCCGCTACGACGAGTCCGACCTGCGGCGCGCCGCCGCGGCCGGCATCCAGGCTCCCTCCATGTACAACAGCCAGCCGTGGGCGTTCCGCCTGAATGACGGCGCCATCGAGGTGCTGGCCGATCCGGGGCGGCAGTTGTCCGTGGCCGACGGCGGAGGCTGGGCCATGCGGCTCGCTCTGGGCGCGGCGACCTTCAACGCCCGCCTGGCGCTGACCTGGGGTGGCACCCCGGCCGACGTGATGTTCCTTCCGGACAGCGCGCAGCCGGAGGTGATCGCCCGCCTCACGCCCGGCCGGAGCCGGCCGCCCACCTACCTCGAGCGGGATCTGTACGCCGCGATCGAACGCCGGCACAGCAACCGTGACCCGTTCTGGCCCGATCCGGTGCCGGCCGACGTCCGGATCCGGCTGATCGAGGCGGCCCGGGTGGAGGGCGCCTGGCTGGACCTGCTGGTCGGGATGACGGCGCTGACCGGGTTCTCGGAGATCGCGCACAGCGCCGACCGGGTGCTGCGGCGGGACTCCAAGTACCAGGCCGAGATGATCACCTGGGTGGACACCGAGTCGGCGTTCGACGGCATCCCGGTGGGCGCGGCCGCGACCGTGGCGGAGACACAGGATCTGCTGCCGCAGCGCAACTTCGGCGGACGGCGCCGGGCGCCGGGCCGGGACTACGAGCCGGAGCCGCTGGTCGGCATCCTGGGCACCGGCGGCGACCGCAAGCTGGACCAGCTGGTGGCGGGCCAGGCGCTCCAGCACATCCTGTTGACGGTGACCGACGCCGGGCTGGCGAGTTCGCTGATCTCCCAGCCGATCGAGGTGCCGGCGGCCCGTGACCAGTTGCGGCGTTCGCTGGGCCGGACCGGGTTCCCGCAGATCGCGCTCCGGATCGGGTACGGCCACCAGGGCCACCCGACGCCGCGCCGGGAGGTCGCCGACGTCCTGATCGGGTGA
- a CDS encoding GAF domain-containing sensor histidine kinase has product MVEGSTPSLGLSPLSRVRLDELLQETLDRVGEIVASRERLRALLDAVVGIGTDLDLNSTLQRIVEAACALADARYGALGVVGPDRRSLSDFVTHGIDPAAHAKIGDLPHGRGVLGLLITDPQPVRLPDITKHPNSYGFPPNHPPMHSFLGVPVRTRDQIFGNLYLAEKRGSEQFTDDDEEIVVALAAAAGVAIDNARLYELAQRRQRWLAAAAEITSVLLGTVRRTEALRLIARRAREVADAELVLVLLYESDSDRYRIEVVEGTDPSCAQMVGKVLPAFGPEETYRLVEDLRGAAEWPGPVPEGPALLAPLAGADSPQGVLIVSHPASTDDAALLSSFAGQAALALERARAQEERELLAVLEDRERIARDLHDVVIQRLFATGMQLQGAVAPAGVKPEVVKRINAAVDDLDATIRDIRRSIFELRAPVGATLRTELRDTVDAALDTLGFRPTLETSGPVESAVPDDVVPELMAVLREALSNVARHAQASSVRVSVRVADRELTLMVEDDGAGIEPGLARGGVLNMGERASDLGGSFEIGPRPDGSGTLLTWRVPIGG; this is encoded by the coding sequence GTGGTTGAAGGATCTACTCCGTCGCTGGGGCTGAGCCCGCTCTCCCGGGTCCGGCTGGACGAGCTGCTGCAGGAGACGCTGGACCGGGTCGGTGAGATCGTCGCCAGCCGGGAGCGGCTGCGCGCCCTGCTCGACGCGGTCGTCGGCATCGGCACCGACCTGGATCTGAACAGCACGCTGCAACGGATCGTGGAGGCGGCGTGCGCGCTGGCCGACGCGAGGTACGGCGCTCTCGGTGTGGTCGGCCCGGACCGGCGCAGTCTCTCCGACTTCGTCACGCACGGCATCGACCCGGCGGCGCACGCGAAGATCGGCGACCTGCCGCACGGCCGTGGCGTCCTCGGTCTGCTGATCACCGATCCGCAGCCGGTGCGGCTGCCGGACATCACGAAACACCCTAATTCGTACGGGTTCCCGCCCAACCATCCGCCGATGCACAGCTTCCTGGGCGTCCCGGTCCGCACCCGCGATCAGATCTTCGGCAACCTGTACCTGGCCGAGAAGCGGGGCAGCGAGCAGTTCACCGACGACGACGAGGAGATCGTGGTGGCGCTGGCCGCCGCGGCCGGTGTGGCGATCGACAACGCCCGGCTGTACGAGCTGGCCCAGCGCCGTCAGCGCTGGCTGGCCGCGGCCGCCGAGATCACCAGCGTGCTGCTCGGCACGGTCCGGCGGACCGAGGCGCTGCGGCTGATCGCCCGCCGGGCCCGTGAGGTGGCCGACGCCGAGCTGGTGCTGGTGCTGCTGTACGAGAGCGACAGCGACCGCTACCGCATCGAGGTGGTGGAGGGCACCGACCCGTCGTGCGCGCAGATGGTCGGCAAGGTGTTGCCGGCGTTCGGCCCGGAGGAGACGTACCGGCTGGTGGAGGATCTGCGGGGCGCCGCCGAGTGGCCGGGCCCGGTGCCGGAGGGGCCGGCGCTGCTCGCCCCGCTGGCGGGCGCCGACTCGCCGCAGGGTGTGCTGATCGTCAGCCACCCGGCCAGCACCGACGACGCGGCCCTGCTGTCGTCGTTCGCCGGGCAGGCGGCGCTGGCGCTGGAGCGGGCCCGCGCCCAGGAGGAGCGGGAGTTGCTGGCGGTGCTGGAGGACCGGGAGCGGATCGCCCGGGACCTGCACGACGTGGTGATCCAGCGGCTGTTCGCGACCGGCATGCAGTTGCAGGGCGCGGTCGCCCCGGCCGGGGTGAAGCCGGAGGTGGTGAAGCGGATCAACGCGGCGGTCGACGACCTGGACGCCACGATCCGCGACATCCGGCGGTCGATCTTCGAGCTGCGGGCGCCGGTCGGGGCGACCCTGCGTACCGAGCTGCGGGACACCGTCGACGCGGCGCTGGACACGCTCGGGTTCCGGCCCACGCTGGAGACGTCCGGGCCGGTGGAGAGCGCGGTGCCGGACGATGTCGTGCCGGAGCTGATGGCCGTGCTCCGGGAGGCCCTGTCGAACGTGGCCCGGCACGCGCAGGCGAGCAGTGTCCGGGTTTCGGTGCGCGTCGCCGATCGGGAGCTGACACTGATGGTGGAGGACGACGGGGCCGGCATCGAGCCGGGCCTGGCACGGGGTGGTGTGCTGAACATGGGCGAGCGGGCCAGTGATCTGGGTGGCTCGTTCGAGATCGGCCCCCGCCCGGACGGTTCGGGAACTCTACTGACCTGGCGGGTCCCGATCGGCGGCTGA
- a CDS encoding response regulator, producing MIRVFLLDDHEVVRRGLVDLLQAGGDIEVVGESGSAQEAARRIPALRPDVAVLDARLPDGNGIDVCRDVRAVDSSIKGLILTSYEDDEALFAAIMAGASGYVLKQIRGTDLVDAVRRVAAGQSLLDPAVTQRVLERIRNGVEQPRELASLTDQERRILEFVAEGLTNREIAGRMFLAEKTVKNYVSSLLAKLGLERRTQAAVLATKLLGEHPSHH from the coding sequence ATGATCCGAGTCTTTCTCCTCGACGACCACGAGGTCGTCCGCCGCGGCCTCGTCGACCTGCTCCAGGCGGGTGGGGACATCGAGGTGGTCGGCGAGTCCGGGTCCGCCCAGGAGGCGGCCCGGCGCATCCCCGCCCTGCGTCCCGACGTCGCGGTGCTCGACGCCCGTCTGCCCGACGGCAACGGCATCGACGTCTGCCGTGACGTGCGGGCCGTCGACTCGTCGATCAAAGGCCTGATCCTCACCTCCTACGAGGACGACGAGGCCCTCTTTGCCGCGATCATGGCGGGCGCCTCCGGCTACGTGCTCAAGCAGATCCGCGGCACCGACCTGGTCGACGCGGTCCGCCGGGTCGCCGCCGGCCAGTCGCTGCTCGACCCGGCGGTCACCCAGCGGGTGCTGGAGCGCATCCGCAACGGCGTCGAGCAGCCGCGCGAGCTGGCGTCGCTCACCGACCAGGAGCGGCGCATCCTCGAGTTCGTCGCCGAGGGCCTGACCAACCGGGAGATCGCCGGCCGGATGTTCCTGGCCGAGAAGACGGTCAAGAACTACGTCTCCAGCCTGCTCGCGAAGCTGGGCCTGGAGCGGCGCACGCAGGCCGCGGTCCTCGCCACCAAGCTGCTCGGCGAACATCCCTCGCACCACTGA
- a CDS encoding flavin-dependent oxidoreductase yields MAIVIIGAGIGGLTTALSLHAAGFPDIAVYERAEKLRPLGVGINLLPHAVRELTELGLGERIGKRGVAPGTLAYYNRFGQPIWSEPRGIAAGYRWPQVSVHRGRLQMELLAAVEERLGPGTVRTGHRLLAVEAASAAGVGGPFGAATAGRAGGVARFAAAGGEVAVAAEVIVGADGMQSALRRQWYPGEGEPVWNGLTLWRGTARMPGFLDGRTMIMAGDAGQKFVAYPIGAPDADGNAEINFIAERRTRGFAGENADWNRAVDPQPIIDLFRDWRFPWLDVPALLAAAGEILEYPMVDRDPVDRWTHGHATLLGDAAHPMYPNGSNGASQAILDARTLAFHLATSETAAEGLAAYEAARRPATTALVLSNRRQGPEQVMVLAHERAPRGFAHIHDVLTPDELTEIATGYKKAAGFHPDALNNRPSLTPPGALDNRPSPASPRVPGLVDEGRFRE; encoded by the coding sequence ATGGCGATCGTGATCATCGGAGCCGGCATCGGCGGCCTCACCACCGCGCTGAGCCTGCACGCGGCCGGATTCCCGGACATCGCGGTCTACGAGCGGGCCGAGAAGCTGCGGCCGCTCGGGGTGGGGATCAACCTGCTGCCGCACGCGGTGCGCGAGCTGACCGAGCTGGGCCTCGGGGAGCGGATCGGGAAACGGGGCGTCGCCCCGGGGACGCTCGCCTACTACAACCGCTTCGGCCAGCCGATCTGGAGCGAGCCGCGGGGAATCGCGGCGGGATACCGGTGGCCGCAGGTGTCGGTGCATCGTGGTCGGTTGCAGATGGAACTGCTGGCCGCGGTCGAGGAGCGCCTCGGCCCCGGAACCGTCCGCACCGGCCACCGTCTGCTGGCCGTCGAGGCCGCCTCGGCTGCCGGGGTCGGCGGGCCTTTCGGGGCCGCCACGGCCGGCCGGGCCGGTGGGGTGGCGCGGTTCGCGGCGGCCGGGGGCGAAGTGGCGGTCGCGGCCGAGGTGATCGTCGGGGCCGATGGGATGCAGTCGGCGCTGCGGCGGCAGTGGTACCCCGGTGAGGGCGAGCCGGTCTGGAACGGGCTGACCCTGTGGCGCGGCACCGCCCGGATGCCCGGGTTCCTCGACGGCCGCACGATGATCATGGCGGGTGACGCCGGGCAGAAATTCGTGGCCTACCCGATCGGGGCGCCGGACGCCGACGGCAATGCCGAGATCAACTTCATCGCGGAGCGGCGGACCCGCGGCTTCGCGGGCGAGAACGCCGACTGGAACCGGGCCGTCGACCCACAGCCGATCATCGACCTCTTCCGGGACTGGCGATTCCCCTGGCTCGACGTGCCGGCCCTGCTGGCCGCGGCCGGCGAGATCCTGGAATACCCCATGGTGGACCGCGACCCGGTCGACCGCTGGACGCACGGCCACGCCACGCTGCTCGGCGACGCCGCCCACCCCATGTACCCGAACGGCTCCAACGGGGCGTCGCAGGCGATCCTCGATGCCCGTACCCTCGCATTTCATCTGGCCACCAGCGAGACCGCGGCAGAAGGCCTGGCCGCCTACGAGGCCGCGCGCCGCCCGGCCACGACGGCGCTGGTGCTGAGCAACCGGCGGCAGGGCCCCGAACAGGTGATGGTCCTGGCCCACGAGCGGGCGCCGCGGGGGTTCGCGCACATCCACGACGTTCTCACCCCGGACGAGCTCACCGAGATCGCCACCGGCTACAAGAAGGCGGCCGGCTTCCACCC